AGCAAGTTCTTTTATATGAGCTTTATATTCAACTTTAGCTTCTTTTTTTTCAACTAAAAGCTTTGCTTTTTGCTCTGGTGATATTTTACTTATTTTTGACATATATTTTTCACCAACTCTTCCAAGTTTGCACTTCCAGAAATTTTAATTCCTTCATTTTGAAGTGCTTCTTCAATTTGAGCAACAAACGGAATATCTAAATGAATAGATCTTAAGAATTCCTTTTCAGATAGTATTTCTTTTGGTGACCCAAATTTTACTAATTGCCCTTTATTCATAACCATAACCTTATCTGCATTTAATATTTCGTCCATGTCATGAGTTATTGAAAAGATTGTTTTTTCTCTTGTGTTTTTTAACTGAACCATAATTTCTTTAACTTCTGTTTTTCCTTTTGGATCAAGCATACTTGTTGCCTCATCAAAAATTAAGATATTTGGAGATAATGCTAATGCTGAAGCAATAGCCACACGTTGTTTTTGACCACCACTTAACATTAATGGTTCATGGTCTAAAAATTCTTCCATTCTTACTTTTTTAGCTGAATCTAAAATAATATCAGGCATTTTAGAAGGTGCTATTCTTCTATTTTCTAAACCAAATGCAATATCATCTCTTACTGTTGATCCTATAAATTGATTATCAGGGTTTTGAAAAACAATACCTAAAAATTTACGTATCATATTTATATTATTTCTTGTAACTTTATTTCCATAAACTTCAATAGAACCAACTGTTGGTTGTAAAACTCCGATAATAATTTTTGAAAGAGTTGATTTACCACTTCCATTATGTCCAATTATTGCAACATAATCACCATGTTTTATTTCAACACTAACTCCATTAACCGCAAAAGGATGACCTTCTCTATATCTAAATTTAATATTATCCAATTTTAAAGCAATATCTGATAATTGAACAAGCTGACCACCGTGTCCTCTATCTTTTATTGCAACTTTTGATTCTTTAAAAATAAGTACAGCTAATTTATATTCTTCCAATACTTTTCAGTATTCTTTTGAATTTTTATTCACTGTTTTAAGTTTATCTTTGCTTTCTTTTACATTTTTTAAAAAAATATCATTATTTGCAATTTCTTTAAACTCATTTTTAATTAATTTATACTCAGCTTCAGCTGATTTTACAAATTCTAAATCAACTTCACGCTTTGAAAACTTACTTCTTGCAATAATCATTTTCTGACTTGCACGAACTAATTTATCATTATGTTCATTTAATTTAAGTCTAAAGTCATTTAATTTTTCAGTTCAATTATTATTAGCACTTGACATAGTATTACCTCTCATACATTAATCATTATATCAAATATAAATATTGAATTATTACTAAATTATAAAAAATATAATTAACTTATAATTTATATAAATACCAAAGTAATAAATAAAAAAAACATCCTAAGATGTTTTTTTTATTTATTAAACTAACTCTATTATACACATTGGTGCATTATCACCACGACGGTTATCAAGTTTAAGAATTCTTGTATAACCACCATCTCTTGTTTTAAATCTTTTTGCGATTGTTGTAAACAATTTTTGTAATGCAGTTTCCTTTTCAGAAGCATCAACATGTCTTAATCAAGCAGCAGCTTGTCTACGAGCATGAAGATCACCTCTTTTACCAAGTGTAACCATTTTGTCAAAGTGTTGTCTTAATTCTTTAGCTCTTGTTTCAGTAATTTCTAATCTTTCTGAAATAATAAGTTCAGTTGTTAAGTTTCTCATTAAAGCAACTCTTCAAGCAGTATTTTTACCTCTTTTTTGAATATATGACATATAACTACACCTTCCTACTCTTGTCTAAAAGTTAATCCTAATTGAACAACTTTATCTTTGATTTCTTTTAATGATTTTCTACCCAAGTTTCTAATTTCTTGAATATCATCTTCAGTACGTGAAACTAAATCACGTAATGAGTTGATGTTTGCTCTTTTTAAACAATTTAAACTTCTTTGTGTAAAGTCTAAATCTTCGATTAAACGATCTAATTCTTTTTCATCTTCTTCATTTGTAGCACCAATAACATTTAAATCATTGATTTCATCATTTAAGTTTACAAAGAATTGTAAGTGCTCAACCAATATTTTTGCAGCTGTTGCAACTGCATCACTTGCTGTAACTGTTCCATCAGTTTCAACTTCTAAAATTAATTTTTCTAAGTCTACTGATTTACCAATTTTTGTTGCATCAACATTGTATGCAACTTTAACAATTGGTGAATAGTTAGAATCAATTGTAATTGCATCTACAACTAATTTCTCTTTTTTGTTATCTTTAAATGTTCTATAACCTCTTGAGTTTTTTGCAAATAAAGTTAAATCTAAAACTCCACCATCTGATATAGTACAGATATGTAATTCTGGATTCATTACTTCAACTCCTGTTGGAAGAATAATATCTCCTGCAGTGATTGCTCCAACTCTTGTTGAATTAATTTTTAATTCAACAACTTCATCATCTTCAAATATTTTTGAATCAATTTTTAAAGCTAATTGTTTTAGATTTAAAATGATTCTACTTACATTTTCAACAATTCCTTCAATTGAAGTAAATTCATGAGCTGCACCAACAATTTTAATTGCATAAACTGCTGCTCCTGGTGTTGAAGATAGTAATGTTCTTCTTATTGCATTACCAAGTGTTGTTCCGAACCCTCTTTCAAGAGGTTCTACTTTAAATTCCCCATAACTTCTGTTTTTTTCTTCTTTTAATAAATTAAATTCTGGTCTTGAAAATTGTTTCATTTAACTTATTAACCTCTTGGGCGCTTACGAGGGCGCACTCCATTATGAGGGATTGGTGTTGTATCTTTAATTGAAGTTATTTCTAATCCGATACCTTGTAAACTTCTTACAGCAGCATCTCTTCCTGGACCTGGACCTTTAACCTCAACTGAGATTGTTTTAACTCCATTATCCATTGCGCCTTTTCCTGCAGCTTCTGCAATTAATTGAGCAGCATAAGGTGTTGATTTTTTACTTCCTCTAAAACCCATTACTCCAGCACTTGATCAAGATATAACATTACCTTTTTCATCTGAAATAGTTACGATTGTATTATTGAATGTTGAGTGAACGTGAGCTATACCTTTAGCAATATTCTTTTTAACTTTTTTCTTGTTGTTATTTTGTTTATGATTTGCCATAGTTTATACCTCTCTAACTATTTTTTCTTGTTAGCTACAGTTTTTCTAGGACCTTTTCTAGTACGTGCATTAGTCTTAGTTGACTGTCCACGAACAGTAAGTCCTTTTCTGTGTCTCATTCCTCTGTAACATCCAATTTCCATTAAACGTTTAATGTTTAATGCTGTTTCTCTTCTTAAGTCCCCTTCAGTTTTTACTTTAGAGATTTCTTGAGAAATTGATTTAATATTTTCTTCTGTTAAATCTTTAACTCTTGTTTCTTCGCTTACTTTTGTAGCCTCAAGGATTTTCTGTGAAGTTGTTAAACCAATACCATAAATATAAGTTAGAGCAATAACTACTCTTTTTTCATTAGGTATTTCTACCCCATTTATACGAGCCATTATTAATTTCCTTTCTAATAAGATTAACTAATTTTTATTTTACTATTTAGTAAATAATTAACCTTGACGTTGTTTATGTTTTGGTTGTTCACAAATAATCATTACACGGCCTTTACGTCTAATTACACGACATTTATCGCATATTTTTTTGACAGATGATCTTACTTTCATCTTTTCTAACCTCCTGATTTTGTGTACTTAATTTATATTTATATTTATATTTATTAAATTACTTATTTACCATTTTTAAAACGATATGTAATTCTTCCACGTGTTGGATCATATGGTGAAATTGCAACAGTGACTTTATCTCCTAATAAGATGCGAATATAGTTTATTCGGATTTTACTAGACACGTAGGCGTCAATTATTACATCATTTTCTAATTTCACCTTAAATGTAGCATTGGGTAGTACTTCTAAAATAGTACCATCCACTTCTAAATAATCTTCTTTTGCCATTATTCTGTTTCCTCCTTGGTTTTAAATAAAGTTAATACCTCTGGATCTCCTTCAGTGACCAAAATAGTATGTTCAAAGTGAGCAGTCATGCTACCGTCTTTTGATGACACTGTTCAATCATCATCAGCTACCACAGTTTTATTAGTTCCAATTTGAACCATTGGTTCAATACAAATCGCCATACCTGGAACTAATCTCATTCCAGTATTTTCTATTCCTACATTAGGAACAAATGGGTCTTCGTGCATTTCTAAACCAATACCATGACCTGAATAATCTGTTGGCAAATGATAACCATTTTCTTCAATAAATTTTTGAACAGTAGAAGAAATGGTTCCGATGCGCACACCGGCTCTTACCTGATCAATTGCCAAATAAAGTGACTTTTCAGTCAACTCTAATAGTGTATCATACTTTTTGTCTTTTGAGTTACCACAAATTACAGTTATTGCAGAGTCCGCATGATATTTTTCAAAAACACATCCAGCATCTATTGAAACAATATCTCCATCCTGCAATATTCTATCTCTAGGTATTCCATGTATCAATTGTTCATTAATTGAAATACAAATATGAGCAGGAAATCCACCATAACCTTTAAAGTTACTTGTACATCCCTTTTTTGTAATAAAATCAATGAAAAATTTATCTAATTCTAGACAGTTTATACCTGGTTTTACAAGTTTTTTTAATTCATGTAAAGCTTCTCCAAGTACTTGTCCAGCATATCTCATTTTTTCTATTTGTTGAGTATTTTTAATTGTAATTGCCATATTATACTCCTATAAATGAAACAACTCTATCATATAGTTCGCTAGGAGAACAATTGTCTGCATCAATTTTAATTAATTTGTTTTTATAAAATTCAATTAATGGTGCAGTTTGAGTATTATATGCTTCTAATCTAGTTTTAATTTTATCTTCTTGATCATCAGGTCTAACAATTAACTCTCCATTATCAAAATCACAAATACCTTCTTTTAAAGGTTTTCTGTTAACTTTATGATAACTTCTCTTACAGATTTTGCAAATCATTCTTCCAGTTAATCTTCCCAATAAAACACTTTCATCAATTTCTAAATAAAATACTTTATCTATTTGATTGTTTAAATTTTTTAACATTTGATCTAATGCTAACGCTTGTTCATCTGTTCTAGGAAAACCATCAAAAATTAAATTAGTATTTTTTGATTCTAAGTATTTTTCAACCATAGAATTAGTAACTGAATCAGGGACAAGTTTTCCCTCATTCATGTATTTTTGAGCTTCTAAACCTAAATCAGTTTTGCTTGAAATATTTTCCCTAAATAAGTCTCCAGTAGAAAGTTGTGTAAAGTTATTTTTATCACAAAGGAACTCTGAAAGAGTTCCTTTACCACTACCTGGAGCTCCAAGTAATATTATATTCATATTTATTGTTTCTCCCTATTATCAAATATGTGAATTATATTTAGTTTCATTTTCACTAAATTTGTCTTGTTTTTTATCTAAGAATGATTGTTGTATTAATCTTCCTTTTAATTGTTGTACTGTTTGAATTGCAACTGATATTACAATTATCAATCCAGTTCCCCCAATAGCTAAGTTTGATGGTAATGCTGTAACTTTACTTATAACATAAGGTAAAACTGCAATACCAGCTAAAAATATTGATCCTAAAATACTTAATCTGTTAATAACTCCAGATAAGAATTTTTCTGTAGGTTTTCCTGGTTTAATTCCTGGAATAAATGTTCCTGATTTTTTAAAGTTTTCTGCAATTTTTTCAGGATTAATTTGCACTTGTGCATATAGGAAAGTAAATAGAATTGTAAGAATTCCATAAATTGCTATTCCTCATCATGTACCAAATGATAAATAATTTTGTGTAAATAGTACAAAACCATTATTTGGATTTGTAGCTGCAATAATTTGAGCCACAGTCATTGGTGTAGAGATTATAGCTGATGCAAAAATAACAGGGATAACTCCAGCATTATTAAGTTTTAATGGAAGATATGGAGTGTGATCTTTTGTATCAACTAATCCAGCTCCTGTTTGTTGAATTGGAACTTTTCTTTCAGCTTCATTCATTAAGACAACTACAAATATTACTAATAAGAATGAAATTATATATATTAGAAACTTTAATAGTCCATCAAATAAAATTGTAGCTTCACCTTTTGTTTCAACTCAGAATTTAAATGTGTTTGTAAAATTACTTGGCATTTGCGAAACAATACCTGTGAAAATAATTATTGATACACCATTTCCAATTCCTCTAATTGTAATTTGATCTGATATTCATAACATTAAGAATGTACCACCCAACATTACTGTTGGAACTAATATATAGTAGAATCATGCAGGTCCAGTCCCTATTGCACTTGACTCTCATTTTGCACTAATTAATCCTTGGCTTGTTAATGTAAATATTGTAGCTATTGATTGCATTAATGCAAATGGAATAGCCAATACTTTTGTCAATCTATCTAATTTTCTTCTTCCTCTTTCTCCTGATTTACTTCATCTTGTTAAAACAGGAATAACATCAGTTGAAAGCAATTGAACAATAATTGATGCAGTAATATATGGAGAAACTCCTAATGCAAGAATTGAAAATTGACCAATTGAACCTCCACCCAATGTTGAAAGTAATTGAAAGAAATCTTGACTACCAACTGATTCTCTAAAATCAGAACTCACTTGAATTCCAGGAACTGTTAATAGAGTACCTGCTCTAATTAAAATAAGTACTATTAAAGTAAAAACGATTCGTTTAACAAGGTCCTTATTTCTTATAAAGAAACCACCTTTAGCGAATTCGTTTTTATATTTAGTTGTCTTAGCTTTTTTAGTTTTTTTAACTTTAGCAGCCACCTAAATCACCTCTACAGTACCCCCAGCAGCTTTGATTAATTCTTCAGCGCTTTTTGATACTTTATTAACTTTAACATTTATTGACTTAGTAATTTTACCATTACCAAGAATTTTTATTAAAGTTTTTTCATTTTTAATAATTTTTTTATCCATTAAAGTTTTATGATTTACATCTGTTAACCCTAATGTTTCTAATTTATCTAGATTGATTAATACAAATTCTTTTCTATTTAAACTTGTAAATCCAATTTTTGGTAATCTTCTGAATAAAGGAGTTTGTCCCCCTTCAAATCCAGGTCTTACCCCTCCACCAGAACGTGAATTTTGACCTTTGTGTCCTCTTGTTGATGTTTTACCCTTACCTGAAGCCATACCACGACCAACACGTGTTGCGTCTTTTTTACTTCCTGGTGTAGATTTTAATTCATGTAATTTCATAAAATAATTACTCCTTCTTAAGCTGTTGTAGCTTCTTTAGTTTCTTTTTTAACTTCAACTTGAGTTCCACGTAATCTTGCAATTTGTTCTGGAGTTTGCATTTGTTGTAAACCTTCTAATGTAGCTCTTATCATATTGATAGGTGTATTTGATCCCAATGATTTTGTATAGATATCTGAAATTCCAGCTAATTCGACAACAGCACGAACCGGACCACCAGCAATAACCCCTGTACCTTTTCTTGCAGGTTTAATCATAACTTTTCCAGCTCCATAGTGTCCCATTACATCATGAGGCACTGTTGAACCTGCTAAAGGAATTCTGATTAAAGATTTTCTTGCTTCTTTAATAGCTTTCTTAATAGCATCTGGTACTTCGTTTGCTTTACCTGTTCCTAATCCAACTCTACCTTTTTTATCACCAATTACTACAACTGCTGCAAATCTGAATCTACGTCCACCTTTTGTAACTTTTGTAACACGGTTAATTGTAACAACTCTTTCTTCATATGGGTTGTCTTCTCTGTTTCTGTTGAATTTTGGATCTCTTCTTTGTCCATTAGGTCTATTGTTGTTGTTTGGTCTTGTGTCTTTTTTGTCTTGGTTGTTTGAATCTGCTTTTGGAGCTGATTCAGCTTTAACAACTTTTGTTTCTTCTGCCATTTTCTCTTTATCTCCTTTTAGAATTTCATACCATTTTCTTTTGCAGATTCTGCAAAAGCTTTTACTTTACCATGGAATAAATATCCACCTCTATCAAATACTACATCAGATATTTTTTTACTTTTTGCTTTTTCAGCAATATCTTTACCTACAGCTTTTGCTGCATCGATATTACATCCATTTTTTAATCCCATTTTTATTGATGATGATGCTACTAAAGTAACACCAGTTACATCGTCAATTATTTGAGCATAGAAGTATGAGTTTGATTTAAATACATTTAATCTTGGTCTAGCACTTGTTCCAGACACTTTATTTCTTACTCTATAGTGTCTTCTTTTTCTTGCTTCTGCTTTAGTGTATTTCATATTTACTTCTCCTTAGCAACAGCCTACTTACCAGCTGCTTTACCTTCTTTTCTAATGATTTTTTCATTTTTGTATTTAACTCCC
This sequence is a window from Spiroplasma diminutum CUAS-1. Protein-coding genes within it:
- a CDS encoding energy-coupling factor transporter ATPase; translation: MFKESKVAIKDRGHGGQLVQLSDIALKLDNIKFRYREGHPFAVNGVSVEIKHGDYVAIIGHNGSGKSTLSKIIIGVLQPTVGSIEVYGNKVTRNNINMIRKFLGIVFQNPDNQFIGSTVRDDIAFGLENRRIAPSKMPDIILDSAKKVRMEEFLDHEPLMLSGGQKQRVAIASALALSPNILIFDEATSMLDPKGKTEVKEIMVQLKNTREKTIFSITHDMDEILNADKVMVMNKGQLVKFGSPKEILSEKEFLRSIHLDIPFVAQIEEALQNEGIKISGSANLEELVKNICQK
- the rplQ gene encoding 50S ribosomal protein L17, coding for MSYIQKRGKNTAWRVALMRNLTTELIISERLEITETRAKELRQHFDKMVTLGKRGDLHARRQAAAWLRHVDASEKETALQKLFTTIAKRFKTRDGGYTRILKLDNRRGDNAPMCIIELV
- a CDS encoding DNA-directed RNA polymerase subunit alpha, which produces MKQFSRPEFNLLKEEKNRSYGEFKVEPLERGFGTTLGNAIRRTLLSSTPGAAVYAIKIVGAAHEFTSIEGIVENVSRIILNLKQLALKIDSKIFEDDEVVELKINSTRVGAITAGDIILPTGVEVMNPELHICTISDGGVLDLTLFAKNSRGYRTFKDNKKEKLVVDAITIDSNYSPIVKVAYNVDATKIGKSVDLEKLILEVETDGTVTASDAVATAAKILVEHLQFFVNLNDEINDLNVIGATNEEDEKELDRLIEDLDFTQRSLNCLKRANINSLRDLVSRTEDDIQEIRNLGRKSLKEIKDKVVQLGLTFRQE
- the rpsK gene encoding 30S ribosomal protein S11 produces the protein MANHKQNNNKKKVKKNIAKGIAHVHSTFNNTIVTISDEKGNVISWSSAGVMGFRGSKKSTPYAAQLIAEAAGKGAMDNGVKTISVEVKGPGPGRDAAVRSLQGIGLEITSIKDTTPIPHNGVRPRKRPRG
- the rpsM gene encoding 30S ribosomal protein S13; the encoded protein is MARINGVEIPNEKRVVIALTYIYGIGLTTSQKILEATKVSEETRVKDLTEENIKSISQEISKVKTEGDLRRETALNIKRLMEIGCYRGMRHRKGLTVRGQSTKTNARTRKGPRKTVANKKK
- the rpmJ gene encoding 50S ribosomal protein L36, which translates into the protein MKVRSSVKKICDKCRVIRRKGRVMIICEQPKHKQRQG
- the infA gene encoding translation initiation factor IF-1 translates to MAKEDYLEVDGTILEVLPNATFKVKLENDVIIDAYVSSKIRINYIRILLGDKVTVAISPYDPTRGRITYRFKNGK
- the map gene encoding type I methionyl aminopeptidase; translation: MAITIKNTQQIEKMRYAGQVLGEALHELKKLVKPGINCLELDKFFIDFITKKGCTSNFKGYGGFPAHICISINEQLIHGIPRDRILQDGDIVSIDAGCVFEKYHADSAITVICGNSKDKKYDTLLELTEKSLYLAIDQVRAGVRIGTISSTVQKFIEENGYHLPTDYSGHGIGLEMHEDPFVPNVGIENTGMRLVPGMAICIEPMVQIGTNKTVVADDDWTVSSKDGSMTAHFEHTILVTEGDPEVLTLFKTKEETE
- a CDS encoding adenylate kinase, giving the protein MNIILLGAPGSGKGTLSEFLCDKNNFTQLSTGDLFRENISSKTDLGLEAQKYMNEGKLVPDSVTNSMVEKYLESKNTNLIFDGFPRTDEQALALDQMLKNLNNQIDKVFYLEIDESVLLGRLTGRMICKICKRSYHKVNRKPLKEGICDFDNGELIVRPDDQEDKIKTRLEAYNTQTAPLIEFYKNKLIKIDADNCSPSELYDRVVSFIGV
- the secY gene encoding preprotein translocase subunit SecY; this encodes MAAKVKKTKKAKTTKYKNEFAKGGFFIRNKDLVKRIVFTLIVLILIRAGTLLTVPGIQVSSDFRESVGSQDFFQLLSTLGGGSIGQFSILALGVSPYITASIIVQLLSTDVIPVLTRWSKSGERGRRKLDRLTKVLAIPFALMQSIATIFTLTSQGLISAKWESSAIGTGPAWFYYILVPTVMLGGTFLMLWISDQITIRGIGNGVSIIIFTGIVSQMPSNFTNTFKFWVETKGEATILFDGLLKFLIYIISFLLVIFVVVLMNEAERKVPIQQTGAGLVDTKDHTPYLPLKLNNAGVIPVIFASAIISTPMTVAQIIAATNPNNGFVLFTQNYLSFGTWWGIAIYGILTILFTFLYAQVQINPEKIAENFKKSGTFIPGIKPGKPTEKFLSGVINRLSILGSIFLAGIAVLPYVISKVTALPSNLAIGGTGLIIVISVAIQTVQQLKGRLIQQSFLDKKQDKFSENETKYNSHIW
- the rplO gene encoding 50S ribosomal protein L15, encoding MKLHELKSTPGSKKDATRVGRGMASGKGKTSTRGHKGQNSRSGGGVRPGFEGGQTPLFRRLPKIGFTSLNRKEFVLINLDKLETLGLTDVNHKTLMDKKIIKNEKTLIKILGNGKITKSINVKVNKVSKSAEELIKAAGGTVEVI
- the rpsE gene encoding 30S ribosomal protein S5 gives rise to the protein MAEETKVVKAESAPKADSNNQDKKDTRPNNNNRPNGQRRDPKFNRNREDNPYEERVVTINRVTKVTKGGRRFRFAAVVVIGDKKGRVGLGTGKANEVPDAIKKAIKEARKSLIRIPLAGSTVPHDVMGHYGAGKVMIKPARKGTGVIAGGPVRAVVELAGISDIYTKSLGSNTPINMIRATLEGLQQMQTPEQIARLRGTQVEVKKETKEATTA
- the rplR gene encoding 50S ribosomal protein L18 — its product is MKYTKAEARKRRHYRVRNKVSGTSARPRLNVFKSNSYFYAQIIDDVTGVTLVASSSIKMGLKNGCNIDAAKAVGKDIAEKAKSKKISDVVFDRGGYLFHGKVKAFAESAKENGMKF